The DNA window cattttttcattgagttgtttctGTCTCaataggtttaggattctatcagcTTCTAGAATACGTCTcagaagtgaatcacatttaccttcatagacatctctaaatgagtatttgatgtattctcttctaactctgctTCCTTGCATTtattctttgaatataatgggaatattatccaacCAATGATCTTTTCAGAATAGTACCCCttttccatttccaattgtggtttgcaccatttgaaaggcatttttcttgtttttatgaTCTTTTTagatgaccatgccattctttcattgataTTTCGTATCCAGATACactgctcttctttcataaatcttgtatacACTCATTTAACCCACAAGGAGTCCGCTTTCTGCTCCCACTCCTATAAGCTCCTAATGGTGAGGattttgttccattcaacacaattttttattcctagtttgccttcttctatgggagtccAAACATTCTctcatttgactttttttcctcctctgccttgtgttcccTAGATGTAATCTCTCATGGTTCTATCGAGTTCAACTATTACTTTCTTTaggatgactatctgttgtgcccagtagccaataattccaaagatgactcttttaacaAGCTTGATTCTACCTGCAAAAGACAATTTTTTTGTAGCCCAACCCAAAACagaatttctaacattttctactagttgtctgaagtgattataTCGGAGTTATTTTGATGACATGGGTACTCTAAGGTATTTCACGAGTAGTTCACCTtacttgattcccataatattgaatatgttttcatTCTTTTCTTCATTAACTCCTtcatagaaagcctgacttttgtcctcattggTGTATAAAtctgtaatactcgaaaagattattagagcttctttgattatactaacaaaTTCAACATCtgcataagccacaaaaaatagatcatttgcaaaacatatatgagttattgtttcttctttgcagtacaggtaaaatttgaaaatatgacttctcaaaatcattttaaaaatgcagtcaagaatttccattaaTAAGACGAATAGGTAAGGAGATATATAGTCTCATTTctttactcccctttcacccttgaaatattCTCCATGAATatcattcacgctcacaacaaagtgaggagtgcaaacacattgcataatccaatcaataaaaatgattggaaaacctacagcaaggaggaattcgtagattgatccccatctgatcgagtcaaaagtttttctaatttcaattttgaaagccacacgtggcgatatgtttttcttacCATATCCATTGAATAAGTtctgcatgagtaggatgttatgggaaatagagcgtttaggaatatatattgattgccctaatcctacaagcttatcaataactattttcaaacgttgcgaaagaatttttgaaataattttgtaaataacattgcagcatgaattaggacgaaagtcctgaattttttccggaattgaattcttaggaatcaaattcaacactgtgacgttctattgcttcaacattttcctattttggaagaattctaaaatcccttcgcttacatctttacccactatttcccagttttctATAAAGAAGTTCGCATTGAAACCATCTGACCCTGGGCTTTTATCCCCCTTCATCGAAAACACTACTTTTCTGACTTCTTCCATACTAACTCTTGTAATCAAATtggttaccactttcttcattaatttttctttgCACAATCTGTTAAAGAAATCTTTGGTTGTCCTATATTATTATGCTCGTTTATGTTCCAATCAActctttgtaaaatttattgcttcctcatgaactgccttttgtccctgtaaaacatctctatttgagtttgtgagccttatGACTTTatttctgaaattccttgatgaacatttttttatagaagaaagaagtgttcttgtctcctaatgaaagtcaattttctctagatttttgaTTAGCAAAGCTTTCCTCTCTAGAACAAAGGTCTTTGAATCGCGTAAGAGCCTTTTTTTCCTCGTCCCAGTTATAAGGTAAATTTGGAGCTCTTAGTGCCTTGTTTTGTATTTCCTCCAGTTTTGTTCTAGCTTCCACTACTCTTTTATTaatcccactatatttttttcGGTCTAACTTATTCAGTTTTTCTTTCGataatcttagtttctcacaaaattaattatgatgttCCAATTTTCATATAGGATTTCATTAAatctttcatctttcatctagaagttgaagaacttaaagggtcttatgttttttctccctctctcaaaagaatttcaaagggcagtGATTAGAGATACCTGGTTGTAAAACCTGGATTTGGCTTCTTGGGAAAACtccacccatttttcattcactaggcctctatcaattctgTTTTTTCTCATGTTGTCCACCCCTCTTGAATTTGACCATGTTAATAGATTACCTGAGGAAGACGGTTCAATAAAGtttatgtctcgaatgcattcattAAAATCatgcatgtcttgtgttatgtctgtctTAGGCTCTCTTTCATTCCTGAATTTTGTAACGTTAaaaatctcccataataacccaCGGTTCGTCATCCGTAATGCTTCTTctcaaatcattccaaagtgtTTTCCGCTCTATCCCAGAGTTTCTTGCATAGACTACCGCAGAGAAGATTTTTACTCTTGTCACCAAATTGATAACCTTTGTCAAAATAACATGCTTACTTTCAAAAAAATTCTTAACttcaacccttcttttatcTCATCCTACCTTGATTCTACTTTTAATcccatcagagttatgaataaattctcattcttctttgaagCAACCCTGGACAACGttctctatttgactttgtctaaattttgtttcaataattccaaatactaTGATTTTATTCATTTCTACTATTCTTCTAACATCTCTTCTCTTTATAGGGTTatttaaccctctaatattccatgtcattaagttcattaatgaaaaaaagatgtTCCATCTTTACTTCCtatttctttacattttcttCCTTTCTGTTTTTCCCATATAGCAGGACTATAAGGAatattattttccttaatttgttTACCTTGCtgttttgggatttttgtgtttATCTGGTTAACCTTCTTCTTGATTGGAGATTGCACAGTTTCACCTGATTCAGTTGtctttattttatctttccCATTTCCTTTACCCACTTCCCCTTTCTTGTTTTCTCCCACGTTTTCCCTTTCCACGGCCTCTTTGGTATTGATTCTTGCTTCCAAGTCAAGTTTTtttgttacctcttcattctcagcATTTGATTCTGAATCTCTTACCACTATATCTTCCTTCCCATATTCTTCAAAACTAtgttctgaatttccttccttatcttGATCCTTCTGCTTACTCAATATTGATTCTTTAGTAACCTCTTTCTGCCTTTTATTCTTagccttttccttttccaacatttcatgttcttctttctgtttcttTTCTATCTCTTGCTCGATCTTCTTCCTTTCGTCTTCAATCATTTTCGGGCACTTATAACAGACATGTTCGATTGTGTTATAGTCAAAGCATTTACAcggcctccactcatatgagattctcataattgtgggGTTGTCTTTTCTGTCCGTTACCGTCATCTGGTATGGAAGATTTGATCTCAGGTGTATCTCAATGCACATCCTAGCATAAGTCATATCCTCACCTTTTtctgtagttgggtccatgtagaGTGGACTCCCCAATAGGCTCGCAAAGTGACTTAATGTTTCAGGGTTATACATGAGGGAAGGGATGTTGCGCAATTGAAACCAGATTTGCGTAGTTTCTTtgggcttgctgaagaggttcatatCTTTTTCCCATTTTTCAAGTTTCATGCCATTTTTTCCAACAAATGTGTGCCCGTTGATCAGAATACTTTCGAGATTTTatccttctttgaatttgagaaagtacaagtcatgaatgtttgatgttaccTTTTTCTATACCATTTCCCCCCATTGTTCCATTAGGGTTTTTTGGTTACTAAAAATGGCACCTTGTTTCTTTCGATGATGTTGCCCACTATGACATTCTTCCATGACTTTACACGGTTTTCCTCAACTTCTTggggtagtttgaattcaaacggggAACCGGTAATTTCAACATTTGGCTTAAATGTTCCAAGGAAAATCTTTCCCCTTTCTTGAACTGGGTTGtcattttttgttttcctttgttcttcttccctACATTATATTTCTATTGTTCATTCTGTTCGTTACATTGGTTTTGCCCTATTTTCTGATCTCTACTCTACTTTTGTTGTGTTTTCTAATCCTTCCCTTGAGTTTTACTctgttcttcatctttcttcCAGATCTGGTCTGCATTCCAATTAAAATTGTTCTTGATAAAGTAGACTCTGTTTTGGGGGAATTTAGAGATCTCTCTCAAAGTTTCGATAGACCAGCTCACAATAGTATCGTACTTCTCTATTTTTAGGAGATTCTAGTCATGTAGGTAATGCATGTTGAGCTGCTCTGTGTACTGTTGGCTTTTCTCTTTGCTTAAAACGATTTGATCTTTCTTGCCTAGtatcaataattttgttatCTAATTTCTAAGCCCTTTAGGTTGGCCCTTTAATTAAAACTAACCCTCCATTTCCTCGGGTTTGTTTCTTTACCCAATGCTTTCACTACCGTTCTTTGCGTTTTTCCTATTTCACCCagattttcttcattaattttttctcttttcaattcTTTCTGGATTACTTTCCCCGCTTCATCGTCTGAGTCAGgtatctttgtttttttttctattttctgaTCCTTCCCTTGAGTTTTGCTCTGTTCTTGATGAAGTAGACTCTAATTTTGGGGCATTTAGAGAGCTCTCTCAATGTTTCAATAGACCAGCTCACAATAATATCGCACTTCTTTTTTATAGTAGATTTCAGTCTTGTAGGTAATGCAGGTTGAGTTGCTCTGTGTACTGTTGGCTTTTCTCTTTGCTTAAAACTATTTGGCATTTCTTGCCcagtatcaataattttttatcaaatttttaagCCCTTTTAGTTTGGCCCTTTCATTAAAACTGACCCTCCATTTCCTTGGGTCTGTTTCTTTACCCAATGCTTTCGTTGTCATTCTCTGCGTTTTTCCTGTTTCAGACAGATTTAAtgcattaattttttctcttttcaattcTTTCTGGATTACTTTCCCAGCTTCTTCGTCTGAGTCAGGTATCTCAATAGtctcaagttgaatttgattcctattGGAATCTAAGTTAATAACTATTTCCTAGACTATTTTCTTAAACTACTCTATCTTTTTCTAGAGAATGTCCTAGACTATCACAATCTAGGCTATCAGCATGTATTTCTCTAacagttctattatcatttgCATTCATCTCATGAGTGTTATTGAGATTGGTAGAATACATACCTGGCGTGTTGACTACAAAATCCTTATTATTGCTCTTTCTCACGTCAGTCTGATCTCCACCATTTCCTCCTAGCTTTGGAGATCCATGATTTTCAAGGAGGATATTCGTGAGATTTTCTCATGAGCCTTTGTGGAGGTTAATTGCATTCAAATTTTATGTCTTAGGATCAGGGGAGCAAGTGTTGGATTCAACTATTGCTCGATTAAGAGAGTTGGTCGGGCTTGTACCAGCTGTTGACAAAAAGGGAATTACCCGTACTGCTGAAGCTATGATGTTTAcaaaagtcatatttaaagtGACGGATACGGACAGATTCGTGTCAACGAACCTTTTAACAATTTTACAGTACACATAAGTTTGAAATTTGTAGAATTTCAAGGAAATTGATTTTCTGATGTACTCTAATCTTGACCGAGAATGGTATCAATAGTCAATCGAGAGAGATCGACGAGGAGATTTAGTAAATTTCTGCAAAAAGACGAACCTTTCGACCGAGAGATGAAATCGCGACGCACACGACACACGGATCGCACAGATGGCACAGTTCACACGACAACGAACGATGTGTGATTTCTTTGCGACTGTGACCGAGGGTTTCTTCAACGACGATTACAACCGGTACAATATTGTCGGCATATCGCGACGCACACGACACACTGATCGCACAGttcttattatataattttatatcaatttaaaacaaacaaaattataaatatataataaataaataataatttgtaataattgttaactaaatttatataaaatattttaatttaaaattttataaaagaatctGGAAAACCAGTAAAATtaatcatgtttttatatttagttatttttaaagtaagtataatattaatatattttaaactttacaaatgtaattattattataataattattttttattataattttagctataacaaaattttaattatttttattctaaaatctatttatattaaatcttaaaaatatgtataaaaaaatattagtaaaacaaagttttaaattatcattttcataCTTAACCAAATAAACGAGGGCCCGATGATTTGTTTCCAAACCATAGAAAGTACGGATACATTcttgtttaatataaaagaagaaagagaaatttaataatatttaaaggatTAACTTAAAGAATCATTTATGCATAGATGTATGTAATAGTTTATAATTCAAAATCTTTAACataatccattttttaaaataataaagtttacttgcataataatataaaagtttctCTTGCTAAATGATAAAATACAAATGTATTGACCACAAATTCATAATTGGAGTTtttgtgataatttttaaaagaaaaaataaatatatgttgacTAGATAAAtagtttaatgattttaaaatttaggtaTAACAATTGTGATATTTTTAGgatgattaatttgtttattatttaatatttgaagtTATATtgaattgagttatttaataacgacgaaaaaaattatgagaatttaattatgaaatgaatttgtATTACTAGTTAACCTTTTGTACTAaaatctaattgatttttgaattcCTTATATTTAAGTATTTGAGTTTGGGAATTAAAAAGGTTTAGTCAAAACAAGTTGAATTTAGGGTTTGTCTTCTAAATGAATAAGGTAAACTTTacttatttaaaagatttttgtGGCTTAAGTGTTAAGTCATCCATTGTGTATATTGGACAAACATATTTtgggttaatttattttttatttttagtcaaTTAGAGAACTCCAAATGAGTATAATGATTAAGCAAAATAAAATAGTACACATTAaattttgtggtctattttaaGACATGGTTTATCATTATCTGTTTGTCTCAGATTAAATGATTTAAGTTCAATGAATTTCCCATTAATGAATAAGAGATGTCTCTTTCTTTAACAGACGTTTGAGTTCctatttagaaataataaattcaGTCCACcacttaacatttttttatatttaaacatgACAACACTTAAATCTTTTtcggtatatatataaattagaaaatgacGTTTGATTATGATTCGAAGGGATTATGTatccaaaaaaaacattaactcCTCCTTTCCAAACCCTTGTTATTTctgtcaaaatttatttataaaaaatatagttatactaaaatttgttttgaaaaataagtttcaactagtttggaaaaataaataataacaatatgaTGTATAATgtagtttaaatattttgaaaacttaagaactaattattatttcctactaaattatatataatttgtaaattttaattcCACCAAACTATCAAACCAAATAATTGAGTCAATTAATTCAATTTGACTTCTTTTgattaagtaaatataaatattttaatgaagttctacaaatttttaatttttgttgaaataactatgtgaatgaaaaaatatatatatccatatatctatgttaattttttttactcacTACATTAAATTTGGTTTGACTTTAGATGATCCCTTTAGAAGAAGATGATTATAACAATATTTCTAGTTCTTTAGTTCACTATTTCTATGtgagagaatataaaaaaaagtataactGTGAGGGTTCGCGAACCTTTGTCCAAGGGCATAAGGTGCATGATACTTGACGTCATCTTCActctacatttttatttaataattaatttatattaaataaaaacagcaaaacataattttggtattttaaaaaataaagaaattaattaaatagttaaagtgttttttttttaaggataaaagGAACACTAACCagtttctcaataattttttaatagtaaaaaaaatcaaaatcaaaatcaaaagtcaaaagatatttattatttttaatatatatggaccttttataaaaaaaattaataataaaaaaaactgaataaGTTGATTGTAAAATATTACTGAATAAAAGTATAGGgataaaaacactaaaataaagataaatagaaggctaatttgaatatatttcattttcgttaattttaaataggggttaaattaaatatttaaatggaaaattttcaatattacacaaacaaacaaaaagagaataaaataaaataaaattaaatagcaCAACAAATATATCCGCGCCCTATTTTCCTTGTCTTCTCGAAAAACGTTCTCTTCTTTTAATCTGAACCGTCGATTTCTCCCACGCAATATATCTCTTCAAACCTTTTCCCAGTAGTCTCTATCAAAAACAAAGCGGTTTTCTCCATAAACCCTAAAAATCaccttttttttcaataaaccgCTTCATCTTCAAAGAATCAACCACAGGATCTatggatttggatttggatttacTCATCAACATTATCGTGTTTTCCTGATTACAGTCATGTACGATTCAAGTTCTTTATCGAGATGCGAAAATTTTCACTTTCTTAACTTCATTTATGGCGAAGAACTCGGTGATTGAttactttctcttcattatCCTTCGTATCGTTTAATAATTTTAGCGGAAGTGAGTTGACTCAGTTCGAGTACGATGAAGAAGAATCTAATCGCGATGTAGTAATGATAAGATGAAACTTTCTTAAGAAATTAGATGCCTTCAGTTGTGATGAAACGATCCATGAGGATATTTGGTTCTAGGGTTTTAAGATCCGGAAGAACTTTTTTCCCCACCCATTCTCAACAGAATAATAATCTTAAGATATCAGCCGCCACTGAACCTCAAAGTTGGATCTATCTTCAACAACAACAGAATTCTGGCGGCTGCCCTGGTCCTGATCTTGTCACTCCAATGGATATAGAGAACAGAATTGTTCCAAGCCGATCTGATCAAGAGATGTCAATTCGAGGTGGTGGAGATAGATTTGTTCTTATTTATCACAGGAAAAGGAAAAGATCGGATGTGAATGATGTAATGTTTGGAAAGAAGTACTTTCGAAAGAGATGTAGAAATCATAGGAGAAACACAAAGGGTTCTTCATTCTGTTTGATTGCTGAGACAGAGGATGGAGACAGACATGGCTGGCTTTCTTCATTCATGTTGTTTGTTTTCAGATACATTTGTAGGAATGGTGATATGAAAGTTTCGAGGCTTTCTTCCTTGATGATATTGAGTCCATTTTCGATTGTTTTCTCATCCCATGGCATTGATTTCTCATGGGTAAGTTCAATTTCCTTTCCTTTTACATATCTGAAATTCATATCTGTAAACCTTTCATTATCTgaaattctattttataatacttTCAGGTACCATCATGGGTTAGAAGGAAAGGTGCATGTAAGATTCATGGATCCAAAGGCTTTACGCCGTTATTTACTCTTGAATTCTCTGCACTCCCATCCTGCTTCATGTATTTGCACTCGGGTTTACTTCTTAACCGGAGTTTAACCATCAATGATTCACCTAATCTGACTTTGGTAGATGTTGATTCGTCTTCGAATACAGTCCTTCCTGAGTTAAATGTGGAGTTACCTGTGAATGTGGAATTACCTGTTGTATCCGTAAAGAAGTACAATCGGAATAACACAAGGAAAAAGAGGGAATATGTGAAACCCGTGATAGTCGTTGACAATCGATTGAGGAGATCTATCCCGAAACCGAAGGATATGACATTGTCCTGGGGGGAAGATAATGATCCAAACAGGTGTAGAGCAAACATAATATTTGTTCAACCTGATGATTATTTAAATGTGGATGATGTAGTCATAATGTTAGAGATGTCTACTTTAAGGAAGTGGTCATTAACTGTTTCTAAAAATAGGTTGCTACGCTTCAATTTTCATCCtcttaaaaagataaattcTTGCTGCACTAAACGGGATGCAAATATAGTAACGTGGAGAGATAATCGATATGGGTGGAAGCTCGAGTTTGTGAATAGGCAACATTGGTTTAAGTTTAAAGAACTTTATAGAGTTTGCTCCGATCGCAATTTGCTATCTTCTACCGATGGTCCTGTCAATGTTCCGATTTTTCGAGAAATAGATAATTACGACGACGATTACGAGAAGAACGTTGGTGTTGTTGTTCCGTTTACGAGGTCGGAGTCGTATATTAGAGATAGAGATGATGAACTGACAAGGCTGTTGAAGAAAAACACTGCGATTTATGAGATGGATTCTGATGATGAGAAATGGCTGGGGGAGTACAATGGGGAGGTTTCGATGGAGGATTTTGAGTTGATAATTGATGCTTCCGAGGATAATATTGTTAACTATCCTGGTGATCAAGATGCGTCGAACCTGTATGTGGAACTGGAAAACAAGGATTTTGTGGAAGCTGTTTTTAGTTATTGGAACAAGAAGAGGGAGAGAAGAGGTTCTTCACTTTGTAAGATTTATAAGGTAAAAAGACCTCTTTGGTGGTATTCTTTTTATAAGCTTTTTATTATGAATGGCTATTATATATGAACATTCTTTTAGTTGAAAGCACAGATCCCATTTTGAACACCTTCAGatttttcatgaaaaatatGATAGACAATGCCAACAAATCTGAATGTTTCAAACACATAAAAAACATGAATGCAGGAAAAACATTTCATTGCTCAATCTCTTTACCTGCCCCTGTATCGTAACATTCATGGTTTGTTTGTTATATTTCTGTCAGAATCAACGGCAACGAAGAGACAGACTGCGCATAAAGAGAGTTGTACGCAAGAAAAGAACATCGATGTTAAGAAAAAGAAGGCAGCCTGAGACAGGCAAGTTCTTTTGGAAATGTATGCGCTCCTGTTGTAAATAATTCCTTCTTTTTAAGATTGATTCTCAATgagaaaacaaacaaacatgacaGGTATTGGAAAGGATCGAATGGTACTAGAAGAGGAGAAGAAAGTGTTGCAAAAGTATGAAGCAGATAAAGCTAGAGCAAGTATATTGGTGGAATTGGCTATTGAGAAGCGCAAATTGGCTCAAATGCTCATGGTGAATGCAGACTTGGCAACCTTAAAAGCACTGGAGGCAACTAGGATAGCAGAAGCAGCCAAGTTTTCTGAATTGGTTGCTCGTCCCTCAACTGACTAACTAACAAACTTAATTAAAGCTGATTTTTGGGGGTTTCTTTTGGCTGTTTGTATATCCTTCCTTAGGCTGGATAGGATTATGAACAATTTGAATGTACAATCAGCAAATGCATACCGAATATGTAGAAGCGCAGGATAAAATAGACAAACTTTCCTTAAATCTCTTAGCCTTCttcttttatgttttatattttggttGTTTTGAAATTATCTTTACTCACCTGTAAAGAGATTAGTTTCTTTACCCCCTTGCAAATGATCCACCTGAAACCTCTATGTGCCCATTTGGAAAACACTCTGGATTGGAATCTATATCTCATCTAGATCCACatacctaacaaaaataagtgtTTCCAAAAAGGATATTAAGGTTTATCATCTAGATCTGGGTTTAGATGCAAATCCAGAGAGTGTTGTTTCCTTATGGGGTGTTTCCTTATGGGTCTGACATTGACAATCCTATACATTTCTGAGATCATACAGAGAAAACATAAATCAAGATTAAAGGAAGTGGATTTCTTTCAACAAACTTACATATAGATATGAAAACTTCGATTAGGCCAACAAAGAAGGAACCGAGCTAGAACTGAAAATGACAGCCAAAAATGGGAAGTTAGGATCCTCTTTGGATTTACTTCATTCATACACACTGCGATCCAAATGGCTCTAGTAAGTTTGAGAAATATTGCACTTCATCAATATATTCACATAAAGACTAGTTAACAGGCTAAGCAGGCAGGTAAATAACTATATAAGGAAcgacaacaataataataacaatagaGAACATACCACAAAAAGACAGTCTGTATTACCCTTGGAAGAACAATCCCGATGATAAAACTCCATCTCAACATTATAAGCCCTCCAGATTCAAAGAATTGTGTAGCATTCTATCACTCGAATACTCCAAAACCGCGTTAGCACTAAGCTCTCGACCAAGCCTCCAAATGTAATTTAGGCCAACCAACAGCTCCGTAATTGCAGCTTCTGTTTTTTCTTGATTTGCCATGAAAAGCGTTTGGACAAGGAACACGTTCGTCCGAGAAACTATGTTCTGATGCTCGAAGCTCCTTTCAGACTGCCATCTAATCATGTTATGTGCAAGTGGAGCTAACCATTCCAATATTCCCGATATAGCATTGTTCCATTCCTGTGCTAAACCAGTATCACAAACAGAACTCTTGGCATGCGGTTTTAGTTTTTTCCTTAAAGCAGATCTAATACTAGAAGGCAACATGCTATACAAGTCGTCTCTTGCATCTTGACCGATTAAGTGAGGAGAAGTGGCTAGTTTCTCGATCACGATGATTACGTTTGCATAATGCAAAGACAGAGCAGACGCACCTAAGGTTTCTGGCGGTGGTTTCAGATACCTTTTTTGACCCGTTTTCGGCAAGTTGTTATCATCACCACTGGTAATTCCCTGAAGATTTTTCTTTTCAGCGGATTTTAGGGAGTGTGAGACAGTTTGATGA is part of the Impatiens glandulifera chromosome 1, dImpGla2.1, whole genome shotgun sequence genome and encodes:
- the LOC124944866 gene encoding uncharacterized protein LOC124944866, yielding MRIFGSRVLRSGRTFFPTHSQQNNNLKISAATEPQSWIYLQQQQNSGGCPGPDLVTPMDIENRIVPSRSDQEMSIRGGGDRFVLIYHRKRKRSDVNDVMFGKKYFRKRCRNHRRNTKGSSFCLIAETEDGDRHGWLSSFMLFVFRYICRNGDMKVSRLSSLMILSPFSIVFSSHGIDFSWVPSWVRRKGACKIHGSKGFTPLFTLEFSALPSCFMYLHSGLLLNRSLTINDSPNLTLVDVDSSSNTVLPELNVELPVNVELPVVSVKKYNRNNTRKKREYVKPVIVVDNRLRRSIPKPKDMTLSWGEDNDPNRCRANIIFVQPDDYLNVDDVVIMLEMSTLRKWSLTVSKNRLLRFNFHPLKKINSCCTKRDANIVTWRDNRYGWKLEFVNRQHWFKFKELYRVCSDRNLLSSTDGPVNVPIFREIDNYDDDYEKNVGVVVPFTRSESYIRDRDDELTRLLKKNTAIYEMDSDDEKWLGEYNGEVSMEDFELIIDASEDNIVNYPGDQDASNLYVELENKDFVEAVFSYWNKKRERRGSSLCKIYKNQRQRRDRLRIKRVVRKKRTSMLRKRRQPETGIGKDRMVLEEEKKVLQKYEADKARASILVELAIEKRKLAQMLMVNADLATLKALEATRIAEAAKFSELVARPSTD